In Saccharomonospora marina XMU15, one genomic interval encodes:
- a CDS encoding SDR family NAD(P)-dependent oxidoreductase — MDLTGKVAIVTGSGRGLGLAYAKELAASGAKVVVNDVDEATADAAVKEITASGGVAVAEVGAVGGTEVAEALVARAVSEFGRLDVLVTNAGVLRDKVLWKMSDDDFDTVVDVHLRGTFTCARAAARQMREQGDGGRLVLVGSPAGQRGNFGQTNYSAAKAGIAAFARTWSMELARAGITVNAIIPVAATAMTETIPALKGYVEAMRAGEPMPTFARRALAFGSPQDAAGLVAFLASDAAAEITGQCIGIGGDRLSLWSHPQQVAAAYADGGWSADAIAQAWSTTVGAEPQSVGEKLPEPPAN, encoded by the coding sequence ATGGACCTCACCGGGAAGGTCGCGATCGTCACCGGCAGCGGTCGTGGGCTCGGGCTGGCCTATGCCAAGGAACTCGCGGCCTCGGGTGCGAAGGTCGTCGTCAACGACGTCGACGAGGCCACAGCCGACGCCGCGGTCAAGGAGATCACCGCCTCGGGCGGTGTCGCCGTCGCCGAGGTCGGGGCCGTGGGTGGCACCGAGGTCGCCGAGGCACTCGTCGCCCGCGCCGTCTCCGAGTTCGGCCGCCTCGACGTGCTCGTCACCAACGCCGGCGTGCTGCGGGACAAGGTGCTGTGGAAGATGTCGGACGACGACTTCGACACCGTCGTCGACGTCCACCTGAGGGGCACCTTCACCTGCGCCCGCGCGGCAGCGCGGCAAATGCGGGAGCAGGGTGACGGCGGCAGGCTCGTGCTCGTCGGTTCCCCGGCGGGCCAGCGAGGCAACTTCGGCCAGACCAACTACTCCGCCGCCAAGGCGGGCATCGCCGCCTTCGCCCGCACCTGGTCGATGGAACTGGCGCGCGCGGGCATCACCGTCAACGCGATCATCCCGGTGGCGGCCACGGCGATGACCGAGACCATCCCGGCGCTGAAGGGCTACGTCGAGGCGATGCGGGCGGGTGAGCCGATGCCGACGTTCGCGCGCAGGGCACTGGCTTTCGGCAGCCCGCAAGACGCCGCCGGGCTGGTGGCCTTCCTCGCTTCCGACGCCGCCGCCGAGATCACCGGCCAGTGCATCGGCATCGGCGGCGACCGGCTCTCGCTGTGGTCGCACCCGCAGCAGGTCGCGGCCGCATACGCCGACGGTGGCTGGAGCGCCGACGCGATCGCGCAGGCGTGGTCCACCACGGTGGGAGCGGAGCCGCAGAGCGTCGGGGAGAAGCTCCCCGAACCTCCCGCGAACTGA
- a CDS encoding AMP-binding protein, which translates to MIYRSPLPDIEIPEITLTEYVIGAAAEFGEKVALLDAVTGERITYAELASGVSACAGALAGLGVRPGDVVALLSHNQPRYALALHGAIAAGAAVTPINPVFTPAEIAKQVTASRAKVLITSEQVAGKAAEVARQTGIEHVFVLGEPAADSGLRGFDELRGSGETAPRLDLDPATTVAALPFSSGTTGTAKGVRLSHRNLVANLAQNRVGWRISSDDVQAAVLPFFHIYGFTIILNSGLLGGATVVTLPRFELDGYLAALAEHRVTRAYFAPPMVLALADAPGVENHDLSSLRYALCGAAPLDVEVTERAEKRLGCLIRQGYGMTEASPGTHQVFDDDFATTPPGSVGRLSPNTEARLVRPGTDIDVEPGETGELLVRGPQVMLGYLDNPEATAETITEGWLHTGDLVRVDDDGVFWIVDRLKELIKYKGYQVAPAELESVLLSHPAVADAAVIGVPHAEGGEAPKAFVVPKAAATVQADELLAWVAQRVAPYKKIRQLQFVDAIPKSPTGKILRRLLKQQQA; encoded by the coding sequence ATGATTTACCGCAGTCCGCTGCCGGACATCGAGATCCCCGAGATCACGCTCACCGAGTACGTCATCGGCGCGGCGGCCGAGTTCGGTGAGAAGGTCGCGCTGCTCGACGCCGTCACCGGCGAGCGCATCACCTACGCCGAACTGGCCTCCGGCGTCTCGGCCTGCGCGGGCGCGCTGGCCGGGCTCGGGGTGCGGCCGGGCGACGTCGTGGCACTGCTGAGCCACAACCAGCCGCGCTACGCACTCGCGCTGCACGGCGCCATCGCGGCGGGTGCCGCCGTCACGCCGATCAACCCGGTCTTCACGCCCGCCGAGATCGCCAAGCAGGTGACCGCGTCGAGGGCCAAGGTGCTCATCACCTCCGAACAGGTGGCGGGCAAGGCGGCCGAGGTGGCACGGCAGACCGGCATCGAGCACGTCTTCGTGCTCGGTGAACCGGCCGCGGACTCCGGCCTTCGCGGCTTCGACGAGTTGCGCGGCAGTGGCGAGACCGCGCCACGGCTCGACCTGGATCCGGCCACCACCGTGGCCGCGCTGCCGTTCTCCAGCGGTACCACCGGAACCGCGAAGGGAGTGCGGCTTTCGCACCGCAACCTCGTGGCCAACCTGGCGCAGAACCGGGTCGGTTGGCGCATCAGCAGCGACGACGTGCAGGCCGCCGTGCTGCCGTTCTTCCACATCTACGGGTTCACGATCATCCTCAACTCCGGCCTGCTCGGCGGTGCGACGGTGGTGACGCTGCCGCGCTTCGAGTTGGACGGCTACCTGGCAGCGCTGGCAGAGCACAGGGTGACCCGCGCCTACTTCGCACCACCGATGGTGCTGGCACTGGCCGACGCACCCGGTGTGGAGAACCACGACCTCTCGTCGTTGCGGTACGCGTTGTGCGGCGCCGCGCCGCTTGACGTGGAGGTGACCGAGCGCGCCGAGAAGCGGCTCGGCTGCCTGATCCGGCAGGGCTACGGCATGACGGAGGCCAGTCCCGGCACCCATCAGGTTTTCGACGACGACTTTGCCACCACCCCACCGGGAAGCGTCGGCAGGCTGTCGCCCAACACCGAGGCGCGGCTGGTGCGGCCGGGCACCGACATCGACGTCGAACCGGGCGAGACCGGGGAGTTGCTGGTGCGCGGCCCGCAGGTGATGCTCGGCTACCTCGACAACCCGGAAGCCACAGCGGAGACGATCACCGAGGGCTGGCTGCACACCGGTGACCTGGTGCGCGTGGACGACGACGGCGTGTTCTGGATCGTCGACCGGCTCAAGGAACTGATCAAGTACAAGGGCTACCAGGTGGCGCCCGCGGAGCTGGAGTCGGTGCTGCTGAGCCATCCCGCCGTCGCCGACGCGGCGGTGATCGGTGTGCCGCACGCCGAGGGCGGTGAGGCGCCGAAGGCGTTCGTGGTGCCCAAGGCGGCGGCCACAGTGCAGGCCGACGAGTTGCTCGCCTGGGTGGCGCAACGGGTCGCCCCGTACAAGAAGATCCGCCAACTGCAGTTCGTCGACGCGATCCCGAAGTCGCCGACGGGCAAGATCCTGCGCAGGCTGCTCAAACAGCAGCAGGCCTGA
- a CDS encoding MBL fold metallo-hydrolase, with protein sequence MARLLGTLTVGMGAVTAAGVAAAASGVRSAIGGTPDEAALLGSPQFRDGAFRNLIEPQWLPDGSGREVVRELLSGRGSRRPAGSVPLVEPDAYAPTDGLHLTWYGHASSLVELDGVRVLLDPVWGERVSPSRLVGPKRLHPVPHRLADLPALDAVVISHDHYDHLDMSTVRTLVRTQRAPFVVPLGVGAHLRVWGVPESRIVELDWGGETTVGDLRIVATPAQHFSGRAFSRNNTLWASWVIATQAHRVFYSGDTGYCQAFREIGEQHGPFDLSLVQVGAYASSWPDIHMTPEEGVAAHLDVRGELLVPVHWATFNLAPHSWTDPVDRVWKEAKALDVSLAVPKPGQRIAVAAPPPVDGWWQTLT encoded by the coding sequence ATGGCGAGGTTGCTGGGCACGTTGACGGTGGGAATGGGTGCGGTGACGGCGGCCGGTGTCGCGGCGGCGGCATCCGGCGTGCGCTCTGCGATCGGCGGAACACCCGATGAAGCCGCGCTGCTGGGTTCACCGCAGTTTCGTGACGGGGCCTTCCGCAACCTCATCGAGCCGCAGTGGTTGCCGGACGGCAGTGGTCGCGAGGTCGTTCGTGAGTTGCTGTCGGGGCGAGGGTCGCGCCGCCCGGCGGGCAGTGTGCCGCTCGTGGAGCCGGACGCGTACGCACCCACCGACGGCCTCCACCTGACGTGGTACGGGCACGCGTCCTCGCTGGTCGAGCTGGACGGGGTGCGGGTGCTGCTGGATCCGGTGTGGGGTGAGCGTGTGTCGCCTTCCCGGCTGGTCGGGCCGAAACGGTTGCACCCGGTGCCACATCGACTGGCGGACCTGCCCGCGCTCGATGCCGTCGTGATCTCCCACGACCACTACGACCACCTCGACATGTCCACCGTGCGCACCCTCGTGCGCACGCAGCGGGCGCCGTTCGTGGTCCCGCTCGGCGTGGGTGCGCACCTGCGAGTGTGGGGCGTGCCCGAATCCCGCATCGTCGAACTCGACTGGGGTGGCGAAACCACGGTCGGCGACCTCCGCATCGTCGCCACCCCGGCGCAGCACTTCTCCGGAAGGGCGTTCTCCCGTAACAACACGCTGTGGGCGTCGTGGGTCATCGCCACGCAGGCACACCGGGTCTTCTACAGCGGCGACACGGGATACTGCCAGGCCTTCCGCGAGATCGGCGAGCAGCACGGACCGTTCGACCTCAGCCTGGTGCAGGTGGGTGCCTACGCCAGTAGTTGGCCCGACATCCACATGACGCCGGAGGAAGGCGTTGCCGCCCACCTCGACGTGCGTGGCGAGCTTCTCGTTCCGGTTCACTGGGCCACGTTCAACCTCGCGCCCCATTCGTGGACCGATCCGGTGGACCGCGTGTGGAAGGAGGCCAAGGCGCTCGACGTCTCGCTCGCCGTGCCGAAGCCGGGGCAACGCATCGCGGTCGCGGCACCCCCACCTGTCGATGGTTGGTGGCAGACCCTTACCTGA
- a CDS encoding CapA family protein: MNRRAVAAVLGAALLAGACGTSPAEQRPILPQGPASASTPAAPVDTLTVVATGDVLIHPALTEQAAREAGENAGPDDFDYGPLLEGVRPLVSKADLALCHLEVPLSPDGGPYSGYPQFSAPPELADALARVGYDGCSTASNHVLDQGEDGVVSTLDALDEAGLKHTGSARTEQESDTPLVMDVGGVRLGHVSYTFGFNGIPEPPDKPWLSNELDAEAIVAEARAAREAGAEVVIVSVHWGQEYVHEPTEEQRALARRLLDEEAIDVLVGHHAHVVQPIERIGDKWVAYGLGNSVARHAEPRGVSEEGIAVRLRFTRVHGDWVVDGIEYIPTLVELGPPIRLIDLTTAEPTPRRTEALHRTDQVVLSRGGAEHGLSRPGR, translated from the coding sequence ATGAATCGTCGTGCCGTGGCGGCGGTGCTCGGAGCCGCACTCCTGGCCGGCGCGTGCGGTACGTCGCCTGCCGAACAACGACCGATACTGCCGCAAGGCCCGGCGAGCGCATCAACGCCTGCCGCCCCCGTGGACACCCTGACCGTCGTGGCCACGGGTGACGTGCTGATCCACCCCGCGCTCACCGAGCAGGCCGCGCGCGAGGCGGGCGAGAACGCGGGCCCCGACGACTTCGACTACGGCCCGCTGCTGGAGGGGGTGCGGCCACTGGTGTCCAAGGCGGATCTCGCGCTGTGCCACCTCGAGGTCCCGCTTTCACCGGACGGCGGACCCTACAGCGGTTACCCCCAGTTCAGCGCGCCACCCGAACTGGCCGACGCGCTGGCAAGGGTTGGCTACGACGGCTGCTCCACCGCCTCCAACCACGTGCTCGACCAGGGCGAGGACGGCGTGGTCAGCACGCTGGACGCGCTGGACGAGGCAGGCCTGAAACACACCGGCTCCGCGCGCACCGAGCAGGAGTCGGACACGCCGCTGGTGATGGATGTCGGCGGGGTGCGGTTGGGGCATGTCTCCTACACCTTCGGCTTCAACGGCATACCGGAGCCGCCGGACAAGCCGTGGCTGTCGAACGAGTTGGACGCCGAAGCGATCGTCGCCGAGGCCAGGGCGGCCCGCGAGGCGGGGGCCGAGGTGGTGATCGTGAGCGTGCACTGGGGGCAGGAGTACGTGCACGAACCCACCGAGGAGCAACGCGCGCTCGCGCGAAGGCTGCTCGACGAGGAAGCCATCGACGTGCTCGTGGGTCATCACGCCCACGTGGTGCAGCCCATCGAACGCATCGGCGACAAGTGGGTCGCGTACGGCCTCGGCAACTCGGTGGCGCGACACGCGGAGCCCCGCGGGGTTTCCGAGGAGGGCATCGCGGTGCGGTTGCGCTTCACCCGGGTGCACGGCGACTGGGTCGTCGACGGTATCGAGTACATCCCGACGCTTGTGGAACTCGGCCCGCCGATCCGGTTGATCGACCTGACGACGGCCGAGCCGACGCCGCGCCGCACCGAGGCGCTGCACCGCACCGACCAGGTCGTGCTCAGCCGTGGTGGCGCCGAGCACGGACTGAGCCGCCCCGGCCGCTGA
- a CDS encoding 4-hydroxyphenyl-beta-ketoacyl-CoA hydrolase — protein MDHTQLDAIDVHVHVETDGSGHMSLPEEFLEASAKYFGADHRAPTIPEIADYYRQRRIGAVVFTVDIEGATGHPALSNEYVAQVAAEHSDVLLPFASIDPAKGKAGAARLRKLVTEHGTRGIKFHPSIQDFAPNDGTAYPLLEVAQELGIPALFHTGQTGIGAGMPGGGGIKLGLSNPMLLDEVAVTFPELTIILAHPSFPWQDEALAVATHKPNVYIDLSGWSPKYFPPQLVRYANSLLQDKVLFGSDYPLITPDRWLRDFDKLEMKPAARQKILKDNAVRVLRLEEENRK, from the coding sequence ATGGACCACACGCAACTCGACGCCATCGACGTCCACGTGCACGTCGAGACCGACGGCAGCGGGCACATGTCGCTGCCGGAGGAGTTCCTCGAGGCGTCGGCCAAGTACTTCGGTGCCGACCATCGCGCCCCGACGATTCCCGAGATCGCCGACTACTACCGGCAGCGACGGATCGGCGCGGTGGTGTTCACCGTCGACATCGAGGGCGCCACCGGCCATCCCGCGCTGTCGAACGAGTACGTCGCGCAGGTCGCCGCCGAGCACTCCGACGTGTTGCTGCCGTTCGCCAGCATCGACCCTGCCAAGGGCAAGGCAGGCGCGGCCAGGCTACGAAAGCTGGTCACCGAACACGGAACCCGCGGCATCAAGTTCCACCCCAGCATCCAGGACTTCGCGCCCAACGACGGCACCGCGTACCCGCTGCTGGAGGTGGCGCAGGAGTTGGGTATCCCCGCGCTGTTCCACACCGGACAGACGGGCATCGGCGCGGGTATGCCCGGTGGCGGTGGCATCAAGCTCGGGCTGTCCAACCCCATGCTGCTCGACGAGGTGGCGGTGACGTTCCCGGAGTTGACGATCATCCTGGCCCACCCCTCGTTCCCGTGGCAGGACGAGGCCCTCGCCGTGGCCACCCACAAACCGAACGTCTACATCGACCTGTCCGGCTGGTCACCGAAGTACTTCCCGCCGCAGCTGGTGCGCTACGCCAACAGCCTGCTGCAGGACAAGGTGCTCTTCGGCTCCGACTACCCCCTCATCACCCCGGACCGGTGGCTGCGTGACTTCGACAAGCTGGAGATGAAGCCCGCGGCCCGGCAGAAGATCCTGAAGGACAACGCCGTGCGCGTGCTGCGGCTGGAAGAGGAGAACCGAAAGTGA
- a CDS encoding aminotransferase-like domain-containing protein has protein sequence MRAEVDRFRRGAALAALLGEWSTGPGPLYRKLADALSRVAEEGALEVGERLPSERELARSLAVSRSTVVAAYDELRARDVLDRRRGSGTRVNGRNRGPRGDGRVRGGQGTAIFQRLIDGPGPAISLACAADEAAVEVGQVMREVVAKDLDELLSEPGYHPHGLPALRQAIAERYTRFGLPTTADEVLVTTGAHQALGLLSQVYLRPGATVVTESPSWSPCLDIFREAGVSLVAVPLDEEGIDPNGLAAALAEHEPALLYVMPSFHNPAGVLMSSARRRAVAELASRHGVAVVEDNAYAGQNLSPTASLPAPLGAYAEAGSETLTLESFKGIWGGLRIGWIRGPVGIIERCARRKALADLGSPVFEQAVAARLVPRMEEIGERQVVSRRQQCALLERLLADRLAGWTWRRPDGGSSLWVRLPDGASADVFAQLALRHGVEVIPGSTMDPSGAHDDHLRIPFARPRREVEELVDRLALAWTELRRHGPREETPIRPIV, from the coding sequence ATGCGGGCGGAAGTGGATCGTTTTCGGCGGGGTGCCGCGTTGGCGGCGCTGCTCGGCGAGTGGAGCACCGGGCCGGGCCCGCTGTACCGCAAGCTCGCCGACGCGCTCTCCCGTGTCGCTGAGGAAGGCGCGCTGGAAGTGGGAGAGCGGCTTCCTTCGGAACGAGAGCTGGCGAGGTCGCTGGCGGTCAGCAGGTCGACGGTCGTGGCCGCCTACGACGAGTTGCGTGCCCGTGACGTACTGGACCGCAGGCGGGGCAGCGGCACGCGGGTCAACGGGCGCAACAGGGGCCCGCGCGGCGACGGGCGGGTGAGGGGCGGTCAGGGTACGGCCATCTTCCAGCGACTGATCGACGGCCCCGGCCCGGCGATCTCACTGGCGTGCGCGGCGGACGAGGCTGCCGTGGAGGTCGGGCAGGTGATGCGGGAGGTCGTCGCGAAAGACCTGGACGAGTTGCTGTCCGAGCCCGGATACCACCCTCATGGGCTGCCAGCCCTGCGCCAGGCGATCGCCGAGCGCTACACCCGCTTCGGCCTGCCCACCACCGCGGACGAGGTGCTGGTGACCACCGGCGCGCACCAGGCGCTCGGTCTGCTGTCCCAGGTCTACCTGCGGCCGGGAGCCACCGTGGTGACGGAGTCGCCGAGCTGGTCGCCGTGCCTGGACATCTTCCGTGAGGCAGGCGTGAGCCTGGTGGCGGTCCCGCTGGACGAGGAGGGCATCGACCCCAACGGGCTGGCTGCCGCACTGGCCGAACACGAGCCTGCGCTGCTGTACGTGATGCCGAGCTTCCACAACCCTGCCGGGGTGCTGATGTCGTCGGCGCGCAGGCGTGCGGTCGCCGAACTCGCCTCCCGGCACGGCGTCGCCGTGGTGGAGGACAACGCCTACGCCGGGCAGAATCTATCGCCGACCGCGTCACTGCCCGCGCCGCTTGGCGCTTACGCCGAAGCCGGGTCGGAGACGCTGACGCTGGAGTCGTTCAAGGGAATCTGGGGCGGTCTGCGCATCGGCTGGATCCGTGGCCCGGTCGGGATCATCGAGCGTTGCGCGCGCCGGAAGGCGCTGGCCGATCTCGGCAGTCCGGTGTTCGAGCAGGCGGTGGCCGCCCGGCTGGTTCCGCGCATGGAGGAGATCGGCGAGCGGCAGGTGGTGTCGCGGCGGCAGCAGTGCGCGCTGCTGGAACGGCTGCTGGCCGACCGGCTGGCCGGGTGGACCTGGCGCCGCCCCGACGGCGGCTCGTCGCTGTGGGTGCGGCTTCCCGACGGCGCCAGTGCCGACGTGTTCGCGCAGTTGGCGCTACGGCACGGGGTCGAGGTGATCCCGGGCTCGACGATGGACCCCAGCGGCGCACACGACGATCACCTGCGCATACCCTTCGCGCGCCCGCGGCGCGAGGTCGAGGAGTTGGTGGACCGGCTGGCGCTGGCATGGACGGAACTGCGCAGGCATGGACCGCGCGAGGAGACCCCGATTCGCCCCATCGTCTGA
- a CDS encoding maleylpyruvate isomerase family mycothiol-dependent enzyme, with the protein MDITAWANAIEESGHRLAEAAETAGPLTEVPACPGWQVRDLLLHTGGVHRWAREFVSGRTVPLELPEAHDIADDIPTDSELPEWLRVGCTALVASVRSAPHDLRCWTFLRASSPLAHWARRQAHETTVHRVDAEAAAGKVGPVEPALAADGIDELLDCFAVRSQRMRLESPHTLHVSATDTGSDWTVLISNGRPVVRRGGPDGAADTTLRGTAHELYLALWNRAPLWPLHVAGDATVVEAWPRLLHVRWN; encoded by the coding sequence GTGGATATCACCGCATGGGCGAACGCGATCGAGGAGTCCGGGCACCGACTCGCCGAGGCGGCCGAGACGGCGGGTCCGCTGACCGAGGTACCGGCGTGTCCGGGCTGGCAGGTCCGTGACCTGTTGCTGCACACCGGCGGCGTGCATCGGTGGGCGAGGGAGTTCGTATCGGGCAGGACGGTGCCGCTCGAACTACCCGAGGCCCACGACATCGCCGACGACATCCCCACCGACTCCGAACTGCCCGAGTGGCTTCGGGTGGGCTGCACCGCTCTGGTCGCCTCGGTGCGATCGGCTCCGCACGATCTGCGGTGCTGGACGTTTCTGCGCGCCAGCTCACCGCTGGCTCACTGGGCCCGAAGGCAGGCACACGAGACCACCGTGCACCGGGTCGACGCCGAGGCCGCGGCGGGCAAGGTCGGTCCCGTCGAGCCCGCGCTTGCCGCCGACGGCATCGACGAACTGCTCGACTGCTTCGCCGTCCGCTCGCAGCGGATGCGGCTGGAGTCACCACACACGTTGCACGTGTCCGCCACCGACACCGGCTCCGACTGGACGGTGCTGATCAGTAACGGCAGGCCGGTCGTCCGCCGAGGCGGGCCGGACGGCGCCGCGGACACCACGCTGCGAGGCACCGCGCACGAGCTGTACCTCGCGCTGTGGAACCGCGCCCCGTTGTGGCCGCTGCACGTCGCCGGTGATGCCACCGTGGTCGAGGCCTGGCCCCGGCTGCTGCACGTGCGCTGGAACTAG
- a CDS encoding MaoC family dehydratase translates to MTAATTRVSFSEVKTLVGKELGQSDWIEVTQERINTFADATGDHQWIHVDEEKAKDGPFGATIAHGYLTLSLLIPLWTALLDVDGVSTKVNYGLNKVRFPSPVRAGSRVRLTGKLAQVEEVGGGGLQLTADLVVEIEGEDKPACVAQPVFRFYA, encoded by the coding sequence GTGACGGCAGCGACGACCAGGGTGTCCTTCAGCGAGGTCAAGACGCTGGTGGGCAAGGAGCTCGGGCAAAGCGACTGGATCGAGGTGACCCAGGAGCGGATCAACACCTTCGCCGATGCCACCGGCGACCACCAGTGGATCCACGTCGACGAGGAGAAGGCCAAGGACGGGCCGTTCGGCGCGACGATCGCCCACGGCTACCTCACCCTCTCCCTGCTCATTCCGTTGTGGACGGCTCTGCTCGACGTCGACGGCGTGTCCACCAAGGTGAACTACGGGCTGAACAAGGTCCGCTTCCCCTCGCCGGTGCGTGCGGGCTCGCGGGTTCGGCTGACCGGCAAGCTCGCGCAGGTGGAGGAGGTGGGCGGCGGCGGACTGCAGCTGACCGCCGACCTCGTCGTGGAGATCGAGGGCGAGGACAAGCCCGCCTGCGTGGCGCAGCCCGTCTTCCGCTTCTACGCCTGA
- a CDS encoding NAD(P)H-dependent oxidoreductase — translation MNVLWLFAHPEPRSLNAALKDDGVRTLTELGHQVRVHDLYAMKWDPVVQPCDYGHDPDERLLVSKVSRQAHAENRLSADIRAEQQAVRWADTLVVQFPMWWFGMPAILKGWFDRVFVNGFAFGVADPVTGRTMRYGDGGLAGKRAMVLTTIGARESSFGPRGIHGELCEVLFGVHHGIFFYSGIEALPPLAVYGADRADEADFVVAAERLRQRLAALQELPALPFRHENSGDYDADLVLLPHLAPGETGVSIHSRHGD, via the coding sequence ATGAACGTGTTGTGGCTCTTCGCTCACCCGGAACCTCGCTCGCTCAACGCGGCGTTGAAGGACGACGGGGTGCGGACACTGACCGAGCTGGGTCACCAGGTCCGCGTGCACGATCTCTACGCGATGAAGTGGGACCCGGTGGTGCAGCCGTGCGACTACGGCCACGACCCCGACGAACGCCTGCTGGTCAGCAAGGTGTCGAGGCAAGCGCACGCCGAAAACCGGCTCAGCGCCGACATCCGTGCCGAGCAGCAGGCTGTGCGGTGGGCCGACACCCTCGTCGTGCAGTTCCCGATGTGGTGGTTCGGGATGCCCGCGATACTCAAGGGCTGGTTCGACCGGGTGTTCGTGAACGGGTTCGCCTTCGGCGTCGCCGACCCCGTCACCGGCCGCACCATGCGCTACGGCGACGGCGGTCTGGCAGGCAAGCGTGCGATGGTGCTCACCACGATCGGTGCACGCGAGTCGTCGTTCGGGCCCAGAGGCATCCACGGCGAACTGTGCGAGGTGCTCTTCGGCGTGCACCACGGCATCTTCTTCTACTCCGGTATCGAGGCACTGCCACCGCTGGCGGTCTACGGGGCCGACCGGGCGGACGAGGCCGACTTCGTGGTCGCCGCCGAGCGGTTGCGGCAACGGTTGGCGGCACTGCAGGAACTTCCCGCCCTGCCGTTTCGGCACGAGAACAGCGGCGACTACGACGCCGATCTCGTGCTGCTGCCGCACCTCGCGCCCGGTGAGACCGGCGTGTCGATCCACTCCCGTCACGGTGACTGA
- a CDS encoding MarR family winged helix-turn-helix transcriptional regulator: MPHAVPSGRVGFLLARAGGRAIRNLNRALEPFGLRSRHYTVLSASAEQGGLSQRELGEVLGVDPSAVVSLVDDLERAGLVRRDSHPDDRRTRVVVVTEAGRSTLDTTRELARGVDDELLAGLSEDERRTLERLLLRLAS; encoded by the coding sequence ATGCCGCACGCCGTCCCTTCCGGCAGGGTCGGATTTCTGCTGGCCCGTGCGGGTGGCCGCGCCATCCGCAATCTCAACCGCGCGCTTGAGCCGTTCGGCCTGCGCAGCAGGCACTACACGGTGTTGTCGGCGTCGGCGGAGCAGGGTGGGCTCTCGCAGCGCGAGCTCGGTGAGGTGCTCGGGGTGGACCCCAGTGCGGTCGTCTCGCTCGTGGACGACCTGGAACGTGCCGGCCTGGTGCGTCGCGACTCACACCCGGACGATCGGCGAACCCGTGTCGTCGTCGTGACCGAGGCGGGCAGGTCCACCCTCGACACCACCCGCGAGCTGGCCAGAGGTGTCGACGACGAACTGCTCGCCGGTCTCAGCGAGGACGAGCGCAGGACGCTGGAACGGCTGTTGCTGCGGCTGGCCTCCTGA
- a CDS encoding AraC family transcriptional regulator yields the protein MDALSSLLDGPRARGAFLLRVVLDRPWSLLVRDRSPLTLIALARGSAWLVPDGADAVPLCAGDVALVRGGNPYTVADDPATPPTVIIEHGQRGTTPRGEPLCEEFSLGPRTWGTAVTASTTMLVGAYPVGGEIGSRLLSALPEVAVVGRGELESPLVGLLDAEIEREQPGQDVVLDRLLDLLLVTAVRAWSAHSQAVGSWYRAHTDPVVGEALRLLHDDPAYPWTVKELAERTGVSRAALARRFSGLVGESPMAYLTEWRLALAADLLREPDSTVESVARKVGYGSAFALSAAFKRVRGVSPRRYREASGG from the coding sequence ATGGACGCGCTGAGCAGCCTGCTCGACGGGCCGCGAGCCAGGGGCGCGTTCCTGCTGCGCGTCGTACTCGACCGGCCGTGGTCACTGCTCGTGCGCGACCGCTCGCCGTTGACGCTCATCGCGCTGGCGCGGGGCAGTGCCTGGCTGGTACCCGACGGTGCCGACGCCGTGCCGTTGTGCGCAGGCGACGTCGCGCTCGTGCGTGGCGGCAACCCCTACACCGTCGCCGACGACCCGGCCACACCACCGACCGTGATCATCGAACACGGTCAGCGCGGCACGACACCGCGCGGCGAGCCGTTGTGCGAGGAGTTCTCGCTTGGGCCGAGGACGTGGGGAACCGCGGTGACGGCGAGCACCACCATGCTCGTGGGCGCCTACCCGGTGGGCGGCGAGATCGGTTCCCGGCTGCTTTCGGCGCTGCCCGAGGTCGCCGTCGTCGGCCGAGGTGAGCTGGAATCACCACTGGTGGGGCTGCTGGACGCCGAGATCGAAAGGGAGCAGCCCGGCCAGGACGTCGTGCTGGACCGGCTGCTCGACCTGCTGCTGGTGACGGCCGTGCGCGCGTGGTCGGCGCACTCGCAGGCCGTTGGTTCCTGGTACCGCGCGCACACCGACCCCGTGGTGGGTGAGGCGCTCAGGCTGTTGCACGACGATCCCGCGTATCCGTGGACGGTGAAGGAATTGGCCGAAAGGACCGGGGTTTCCCGCGCCGCCCTTGCCAGGCGCTTCAGCGGGCTCGTCGGCGAGTCACCGATGGCCTACCTCACCGAGTGGCGCCTGGCCCTGGCCGCCGACCTGCTTCGCGAGCCGGACTCCACGGTCGAGTCGGTGGCGAGGAAGGTGGGATACGGCAGCGCGTTCGCACTCAGCGCGGCGTTCAAACGGGTACGTGGCGTGAGTCCACGGCGCTACCGCGAGGCGAGCGGCGGCTGA